Proteins encoded together in one Lathyrus oleraceus cultivar Zhongwan6 chromosome 5, CAAS_Psat_ZW6_1.0, whole genome shotgun sequence window:
- the LOC127086628 gene encoding 60S ribosomal protein L10a, with translation MNYEVIFFFEFVTYGPAHYSLPSHPTQLKNIKTENLISSPSCAAPSLFTLPLFAGIRFIVAKSLVSKMSKLQSDAVREAITGIMADSKEKNRKFVETIELQIGLKNYDPQKDKRFSGSVKLPHIPRPKMRICMLGDAQHVEEAEKIGLDWMDVEALKKLNKNKKLVKKLAKKHHAFLASEAVIKQIPRLLGPGLNKAGKFPTLVSHQESLEAKVNETKAMVKFQLKKVLCMGVAVGNVSMDEKQIFQNVQLSVNFLVSLLKKNWQNVRCLYLKSSMGKSYRVF, from the exons ATGAACTATGaagtaatttttttttttgaatttgtTACTTATGGACCGGCCCATTACTCCTTACCCAGTCACCCAACCCAAttaaaaaacataaaaacagAAAACCTAATATCTTCTCCTTCGTGCGCCGCTCCATCTCTTTTCACTCTTCCTCTCTTTGCCG GTATAAGATTTATCGTTGCCAAGTCTCTGGTATCGAAGATGAG TAAGCTTCAGAGTGATGCTGTGAGGGAAGCTATTACCGGAATCATGGCTGATTCCAAGGAGAAAAACCGGAAATTTGTGGAGACTATTGAACTCCAGATTGGACTTAAGAACTACGATCCTCAAAAGGATAAGCGTTTCAGTGGTTCTGTCAAATTGCCTCACATCCCTAGACCCAAGATGAGAATTTGCATGCTTGGTGATGCCCAACATGTTGAGGAG GCTGAGAAAATTGGACTGGACTGGATGGATGTCGAAGCTTTGAAGAAGCTGaacaaaaataagaaactggtgaAGAAGTTGGCAAAGAAGCACCATGCTTTTTTAGCTTCTGAAGCTGTTATCAAGCAGATTCCCCGTTTGTTGGGTCCTGGTCTCAACAAGGCAG GAAAGTTTCCTACACTTGTTTCCCACCAAGAATCTCTTGAAGCCAAGGTTAATGAGACTAAGGCTATGGTCAAGTTCCAGCTTAAGAAAGTGCTTTGCATGGGAGTAGCTGTTGGAAATGTCAGTATGGATGAAAAACAAATCTTCCAAAATGTACAACTGAGTGTTAACTTCCTCGTGTCCTTATTGAAGAAGAATTGGCAAAAT GTTAGGTGCTTGTATTTGAAGAGCTCCATGGGCAAATCTTACCGGGTCTTCTAA